TGGTGGTGCAGCCACATTCCGGGTGAACAAAAAGTTCGGCGCCCTCATTGGCTCGCACAGTATCGACCAAGTCGCGCGGTGAAATATCAGCATGAACGTGGCATTCGCCGAGCCAGACATGGATATTGTCGCGGCCAGTCACGCGGCGCACGTGCGCGCCGAGGAACTGATCCGGCAAGAACAGAATCTCTCGGTTCGGGTCGATAGAACGAACCACATCTGCCGCATTCGAGGAGGTGCAGCAGACGTCGGTTAATGCCTTTACTTCAGCCGTGGTGTTGACGTAACTGACCACAATCGCGCCTGGGTGCTCCGCCTTCCACTCGCGCAGTTGATCGGCGTTAATCGTGTCCGCCAATGAGCATCCAGCGTTGGCATCCGGAATAAACACCCGCTTGTCGGGCGAGAGAATCTTGGCGGTCTCAGCCATAAAATGCACACCGCAGAAGATCACTTCATCTGCATCGGTAGCTGCTGCGATGCGCGAAAGCCCCAAGGAGTCTCCAACATGGTGGGCCACGTCCTGGATCTCGGGCAGCTGGTAGTTGTGCGCAAGAATCACCGCATTGCGCTGGTGCGCCAACTCCCGCACTTCTTCAGCCCAGTCGATGCCAAAGGTACTTTCGGCGCTTATTCGATCAACGGTGACGGTGTTCTGTTTGGTTGCCATAATGGCTTCTTTCCTTACACATTTCGCCGGGCTGGGTCACCCGACTTCGCAGTTTTTGCCCCACGGGCTATAACTCCGGCCAAATGTACCACTCGCACTTTTGAAAAGGAAAAATCCATCCCGCGATCCGCTCGATGAAGTATTACCGCCGTCACATAAATGTCGGCGCATGCTGCAGATTTCTAAGCGATTGGGCTTTGCGCCCTTGGAATGAATTTTTATGTGAGACCATTCTTCGTTAGCAACCGCCAACGAGGCTATGTCGAGCAGTCTCCCCTAATATTTCATTGCAATCGACTGGCCGGCAGCTGCCAATCTGCGCGGGTCAAGATTTCGTCACTGCTGGTGAAAGACTCGCGCGTGCATTGCATCACGCCCATAGCTCAGGTTCGAGACATTGATGTCCTTGACGCGGCTCTCTGCGCGCCCCTACTTTGAGTGTGGCCGAACGCAACTACGAAAGGCGCAGAATAATGATTGCTAGCGTTATCTTTTCCATTCTCAATCTGGTCATCACCGTGGCTATCCCCATCATCTTGGTGTGGATGGCGCTAACGCTAAGGAGCATCAACAAGAAGCTCGAAACGCAGAGAGAAAACGTAAATACGCAGACCTACCAGGAGCAAACGCCGGTTGCTCAGCCAGCGGGCCAGTCGACGGACCAGCAGTAAGTCTTTGCTCCTGGTAGTTAGCGCTGATTAGCGCTTAAGCGAAAATCTGGTTCTTGATGTCCAGCAAGGTGTTCACCGAAGCATCAAGACGTTCTTTCTCATGATCGTCGAGGTCTAGCTCGAGTACTCGGGCGACGCCATTGCGGTTGATAATCGCTGGAGTCCCAAAGTAAATATCGTTATAGCCGTAGTGGCCATCAATGTAGGCCGAGACTGGCAGAGCAACGTCTTGGTTCTGAATAATCGCGCGGGTGATGCGCGCGAGTGCCATTCCGATGCCGTAGCTCGTGGAGCCTTTGGCATCGATGATGTGATAGGCCGCGTCGCGGGTCTGTTCAAAGATTTCTTCAATGCGCTCATTGAACCCGGGTTCCTTTTCCGCCTGGCGAGCGAGCGGAACACCGCCAATATTTGCCGAGGACACTACCGGCAACTCAGAATCGCCGTGCTCACCAATGATGTAGGCGTGCACCGAGGTTGGCGCGATATCAGCCATCTCACCGAGCATGTAGCGATAGCGCGCGGAGTCCAATACTGTGCCCGAGCCAATAACCCGTGAGGTGGGCAGGCCGGACGCTTTCCACACGGCATAAGTCAGCAGGTCAACTGGGTTGGTGGCGACAACAAAAAGACCATCGAAGCCTGCCTCCATGGCAGAGCCGACGATGGTGTTCATAATGG
This region of Corynebacterium casei LMG S-19264 genomic DNA includes:
- the nadA gene encoding quinolinate synthase NadA; its protein translation is MATKQNTVTVDRISAESTFGIDWAEEVRELAHQRNAVILAHNYQLPEIQDVAHHVGDSLGLSRIAAATDADEVIFCGVHFMAETAKILSPDKRVFIPDANAGCSLADTINADQLREWKAEHPGAIVVSYVNTTAEVKALTDVCCTSSNAADVVRSIDPNREILFLPDQFLGAHVRRVTGRDNIHVWLGECHVHADISPRDLVDTVRANEGAELFVHPECGCTTTALWMAESGEIPGETTQILSTGGMLEAAKKTTSERVLVATEIGMLHQLRKANPATEFMPVNPQAACPYMQMITPEKLLDCLRYGRDEVFVDEEIAAVARSAVERMIPIGNPGGGE
- a CDS encoding L-lactate dehydrogenase; protein product: MSPQVGNKVVLIGAGDVGVAYAYALVNQGTVDHLAIIDIDEKKLKGNVMDLNHGVVWAPSRTRVTEGTYEDCKDAAIVVICAGAAQKPGETRLDLVDKNVTIMNTIVGSAMEAGFDGLFVVATNPVDLLTYAVWKASGLPTSRVIGSGTVLDSARYRYMLGEMADIAPTSVHAYIIGEHGDSELPVVSSANIGGVPLARQAEKEPGFNERIEEIFEQTRDAAYHIIDAKGSTSYGIGMALARITRAIIQNQDVALPVSAYIDGHYGYNDIYFGTPAIINRNGVARVLELDLDDHEKERLDASVNTLLDIKNQIFA